A single genomic interval of Mycobacterium sp. DL592 harbors:
- a CDS encoding MCE family protein produces the protein MLTRFVRNQLIIFTIASVVGMAVMLFAYMQVPTLLGVGKINVKLELPASGGLYQFSNVTYRGVQIGKVTSVELTDTGALATMSLDTAPKIPADLDANVRSISAVGEQFVDLVPRTKSGPYLEDGSVIPVKEASIPQPVGPMLDQVSKLLDTIPQNKIAQLLDESFKAFNGAGFDIQSLLDSASKLSGDINGISDQTRALVDDTGPLLDGQAQTTDSIKIWSRSFAGISGTLQKNDPQIRNILQTAPGAVSEASALLNQIKPTLPVLLANLNTVGQVLVTYNPGIEQLLVILPAYIAAQQSFGLPKNNPTGLPLGEFSAMFGDPPPCTVGFLPPSQWRSPADLSDIDTPDGLYCKLPQDSPISVRGARNYPCMDKPGKRAPTVEICQSDKPYEPLAMRQHVTGPYPIDPNLVSQGIPPDDRVTFNDNIYGPLEGTPRPPGPVPAGAPPAAAPDVVAPPADPAGPLPGPAAAPAPDGGAVPVAPSSYGANRTGIPKVAVAYYDPQNGRYLTPDGQYRQQSSLVAGGAPKSWKDLLPT, from the coding sequence ATGCTGACGCGTTTCGTCCGGAACCAGCTGATCATTTTCACGATCGCGTCGGTTGTCGGCATGGCGGTGATGCTCTTCGCCTACATGCAGGTACCCACCCTGCTCGGGGTCGGCAAGATCAACGTCAAACTGGAGCTGCCTGCCAGCGGCGGGCTCTACCAGTTCTCCAACGTCACCTATCGCGGCGTCCAGATCGGCAAGGTGACGTCGGTGGAGCTGACCGACACCGGAGCGCTGGCCACGATGTCGCTGGACACCGCGCCGAAGATTCCGGCCGATCTGGATGCCAACGTCCGCAGTATCTCGGCGGTGGGTGAGCAGTTCGTGGATCTGGTGCCGCGCACCAAGTCCGGGCCCTATCTCGAGGATGGCTCGGTGATCCCGGTGAAGGAAGCCTCGATCCCGCAACCGGTCGGGCCGATGCTCGACCAGGTCAGCAAGCTGCTCGACACCATCCCGCAGAACAAGATCGCCCAACTTCTCGACGAGTCGTTCAAGGCCTTCAACGGTGCCGGGTTCGACATCCAGTCGCTGCTGGACTCGGCGTCGAAGCTCTCCGGCGACATCAACGGGATCTCCGACCAGACCCGCGCGCTGGTTGACGACACCGGACCGCTGCTGGACGGCCAGGCGCAGACCACCGACTCGATCAAGATCTGGTCGCGCAGCTTCGCCGGCATCAGCGGCACCCTGCAGAAGAACGACCCCCAGATCCGCAACATCCTGCAGACCGCGCCGGGTGCGGTATCGGAGGCCTCGGCGCTGCTCAACCAGATCAAGCCGACGCTGCCGGTGCTGCTGGCCAACCTGAACACGGTGGGGCAGGTGCTGGTCACCTACAACCCGGGTATCGAACAGCTCCTGGTGATCCTGCCGGCCTACATCGCCGCGCAGCAGTCGTTCGGTCTGCCGAAGAACAACCCCACCGGTCTGCCGCTGGGCGAGTTCTCGGCGATGTTCGGCGACCCGCCGCCGTGCACCGTCGGGTTCCTGCCGCCGTCACAGTGGCGCTCACCGGCCGACCTCTCCGATATCGACACCCCCGACGGGCTGTACTGCAAACTGCCTCAGGATTCCCCGATTTCGGTGCGCGGTGCCCGCAACTATCCCTGCATGGACAAGCCGGGCAAGCGCGCACCCACGGTGGAGATCTGCCAGAGCGACAAGCCCTACGAGCCGCTGGCGATGCGCCAGCACGTGACCGGCCCGTATCCCATCGACCCCAATCTGGTGTCCCAGGGCATCCCGCCGGATGACCGGGTGACGTTCAACGACAACATCTACGGTCCGTTGGAGGGCACGCCCCGGCCGCCCGGACCCGTCCCCGCAGGGGCTCCACCCGCTGCGGCGCCGGATGTTGTTGCGCCCCCGGCTGATCCGGCTGGGCCCTTGCCGGGGCCCGCGGCGGCCCCGGCACCCGACGGTGGTGCGGTGCCGGTAGCGCCGAGTTCCTACGGCGCCAACCGAACTGGGATACCGAAGGTGGCCGTCGCCTACTACGACCCGCAGAACGGCCGGTACCTGACCCCGGACGGTCAGTACCGGCAGCAGTCCAGCCTGGTTGCCGGCGGTGCGCCCAAGTCGTGGAAGGACCTGCTGCCGACGTAG
- a CDS encoding cytochrome P450, with product MTAFADLDFLTDQSLVPDPYPYYDYLRSQNPVLRLQPHGFVAVTGYDEALTVYKNVDDFSSIVALGGPFPPLPFTPDGDDLNAQIDAHRTQFPMYEHMVTMDPPDHTRARSLLSRLLTPKRLKENEDFMWRLADRQLDEFLSQGQAEFLAEYAKPFSLLVIADLLGVPEEDHQEFRVVLGAERPGARVGSLDHESVGTNPLEFLDDKFSGYLEDRRSRPRDDVLTELATAKYPDGSTPEIIDVVRTATFLFAAGQETTAKLLSGAIKVLAERPDVQQALRSDRSLIPTFIEESLRLESPVKSDSRLARRSTTVGDLDVPAGTVVMVLPGAANRDPRRFSDPHEFQLGRPNVREHIAFGRGVHSCPGAPLARVEGRVSLERMLDRMGEITIDSDVHGPAGDRRYSYEPTYILRGLTDIHVRFTG from the coding sequence ATGACCGCTTTCGCTGACCTCGATTTCCTCACCGACCAGTCGCTGGTGCCCGACCCGTACCCGTATTACGACTACCTGCGCAGCCAGAACCCGGTGCTGCGGCTGCAGCCGCACGGGTTCGTCGCGGTGACCGGTTACGACGAGGCGCTGACCGTCTACAAGAACGTCGACGACTTCTCGTCGATCGTCGCGCTCGGCGGGCCGTTCCCTCCCCTGCCTTTCACGCCCGACGGTGACGATCTCAACGCCCAGATCGATGCGCACCGGACCCAGTTCCCGATGTACGAGCACATGGTCACCATGGATCCGCCCGACCACACCCGGGCACGCTCGCTGCTGAGCAGGCTGCTGACACCCAAGCGGCTCAAGGAGAACGAGGACTTCATGTGGCGACTGGCCGACCGCCAGCTCGACGAGTTCCTCAGCCAGGGCCAGGCGGAGTTCCTCGCCGAGTATGCCAAGCCGTTCTCGTTGCTGGTGATCGCCGACCTGCTCGGCGTTCCCGAGGAGGACCACCAGGAGTTCCGCGTCGTGCTCGGCGCCGAACGGCCCGGCGCCCGGGTCGGATCGCTCGACCACGAATCTGTGGGCACCAACCCGCTGGAGTTCCTCGACGACAAGTTCAGCGGCTACCTCGAGGACCGGCGCAGCAGGCCCCGCGACGACGTGCTGACCGAGCTGGCCACCGCGAAGTACCCGGACGGTTCCACCCCGGAGATCATCGACGTGGTGCGCACCGCGACGTTCCTGTTCGCCGCCGGCCAGGAGACCACCGCCAAGCTGCTGTCGGGGGCCATCAAGGTGCTCGCCGAACGGCCCGACGTGCAGCAGGCGCTGCGGTCGGATCGCAGCCTCATCCCGACGTTCATCGAGGAGTCGCTGCGCCTGGAAAGCCCGGTCAAGAGTGACTCGCGGCTGGCGCGCCGGTCGACGACGGTCGGCGATCTGGACGTCCCGGCGGGCACCGTCGTCATGGTGTTGCCAGGGGCGGCCAACCGCGACCCCCGCCGGTTCAGCGATCCCCACGAATTCCAGCTGGGCCGCCCCAACGTTCGTGAGCACATCGCCTTCGGCCGCGGTGTGCACTCCTGCCCCGGTGCGCCTCTGGCCCGGGTGGAGGGCAGGGTGTCACTGGAACGGATGCTGGACCGGATGGGTGAGATCACCATCGACTCCGACGTTCACGGCCCGGCCGGCGACCGCCGCTACAGCTACGAACCGACCTACATCCTGCGGGGGCTCACCGACATCCACGTCCGGTTCACCGGATAG
- a CDS encoding TetR/AcrR family transcriptional regulator: MASARRIGAPDAKNRMALIDAAEQLLLEEGYAAVTSRRVAEKAGLKPQLVHYYFRSMDDLFLEVFRRYADLGMAAHERALASPQPLWALWRHGLNPAASRLTMEMAALANHRKALRTEISQYAERYREQQSTAFVTALERHEVLPDEVPPVVWSILMTGVSTVLVMGEALGVTAGHRETIEIVERYLTLMEGAPTAPEADSAHQWRSEQSAPLAPEFSATTTPSTARTQ; the protein is encoded by the coding sequence ATGGCATCGGCGCGGCGGATCGGGGCGCCCGACGCGAAGAACCGCATGGCATTGATCGACGCGGCCGAGCAGCTGCTGCTCGAAGAGGGCTATGCCGCGGTCACCTCGCGCCGGGTCGCCGAGAAAGCCGGCCTCAAGCCCCAGCTGGTGCACTACTACTTCCGCTCGATGGACGATCTGTTCCTCGAGGTGTTCCGCCGCTACGCGGACCTGGGCATGGCGGCCCACGAACGGGCGCTGGCCTCGCCGCAGCCGCTGTGGGCGCTGTGGCGGCACGGTTTGAATCCGGCGGCCAGTCGCCTGACGATGGAGATGGCGGCGCTGGCCAATCACCGCAAGGCGTTGCGCACTGAGATTTCGCAGTATGCCGAGCGGTACCGCGAGCAGCAGAGCACCGCGTTCGTCACCGCACTCGAGCGCCATGAAGTTCTGCCTGACGAGGTGCCCCCGGTCGTGTGGTCGATCCTGATGACCGGGGTGTCCACCGTGCTGGTGATGGGCGAAGCCCTGGGGGTGACCGCCGGGCATCGCGAGACCATCGAGATCGTCGAGCGCTATCTCACGCTGATGGAGGGTGCGCCGACGGCGCCCGAAGCCGACTCAGCTCACCAGTGGCGCAGCGAGCAGAGCGCGCCTTTGGCGCCGGAGTTCTCGGCGACGACGACCCCGTCGACCGCCAGAACACAATGA
- a CDS encoding enoyl-CoA hydratase/isomerase family protein: MVDLDWSDDLAVLTIDRPHARNAIALSTMGELEEALDAAAQARALVITGGGDRAFVSGGDLKELSALRTHDEAAAMARRMRTICDRIADFPAPVIAALNGHALGGGAEVAVAADIRVAADDVNIGFNQVALGIMPAWGGAERLAQLVGRGRALMLAGSGTILRATEAHQLGLIDRVVPRASFADEWRSLAKSLANRPAGEIKKVIAGATPQQAIDAFAGLWVSDEHWDAADRVMNRAK, translated from the coding sequence ATGGTTGATCTCGACTGGAGCGACGACCTGGCCGTTCTCACGATCGACCGCCCGCATGCCCGCAATGCCATCGCCTTGTCCACCATGGGTGAACTCGAGGAGGCGCTCGACGCCGCGGCGCAGGCCAGAGCGCTGGTGATCACCGGAGGCGGTGACCGCGCGTTCGTCTCGGGGGGTGACCTCAAGGAACTCAGCGCGTTACGCACCCACGACGAGGCCGCCGCGATGGCGCGCCGGATGCGCACGATCTGCGACCGGATCGCCGATTTCCCCGCTCCGGTCATCGCCGCGCTCAACGGGCACGCTCTCGGCGGCGGAGCCGAAGTCGCCGTCGCCGCTGACATCCGGGTGGCCGCCGACGACGTCAATATCGGCTTCAACCAGGTGGCGCTGGGGATCATGCCGGCCTGGGGCGGCGCCGAACGGCTGGCCCAACTGGTCGGCCGGGGGCGGGCACTGATGCTGGCCGGCTCCGGGACCATCCTGCGCGCCACCGAGGCCCACCAGCTCGGGTTGATCGACCGGGTGGTGCCGCGGGCATCGTTCGCCGACGAATGGCGTTCGCTGGCAAAGTCTTTGGCCAATCGGCCGGCCGGCGAGATCAAGAAGGTGATCGCGGGCGCAACACCACAACAGGCCATCGACGCCTTCGCCGGACTGTGGGTGTCCGACGAACACTGGGACGCCGCCGACCGGGTGATGAACCGGGCCAAGTGA
- a CDS encoding AMP-binding protein: protein MRNIPVELRKHYEEQGWWTQETLGETLARGLAASPDTGFCVHSEVRPFTGTFGDVEGMARRLAAGLRARGVGPGDVIAFQLPNWVEAAATFWASAFLGAVVVPIVHFYGRKELSYILETAKPTVFITAERFRHMEFAPDLCADVPIVGLVGAGFDDLLAEQPMIGELHTDPAAPALIAFTSGTTRDPKGVIHSHQTLSFETRQLLANYASGRGRQITATPVGHFIGMVGAFLIPVIEGAPVDLCDVFDPGRVLELMEREGMSMGGGPPYFVTSLLDHPDFTDAHLSRITNVGLGGSTVPVTVTRRLADLGIHVFRSYGSTEHPSITGSEQDAPEDKRLLTDGNVRPGVEIRLTEEGEILSRGPDLCLGYTDDELTAKAFDDEGWYHTGDIGILDSDGYLTITDRKADFIIRGGENISALEVEEVLLTMPAVAEAVVVAAPEPRLGEHAAAVVRIREGHTMPTLQEVRAHFENAGAARQKWPEELYQVDDYPRTASGKVQKYLVRKAIAEGCKSS from the coding sequence ATGCGAAACATCCCGGTTGAGCTCAGGAAACACTACGAGGAACAGGGCTGGTGGACCCAGGAAACGCTCGGCGAAACGCTGGCGCGAGGGTTGGCGGCCAGTCCTGATACCGGATTCTGCGTGCATTCCGAGGTCCGCCCGTTCACCGGAACCTTCGGCGACGTCGAGGGGATGGCCCGGCGGCTGGCCGCGGGCCTGCGGGCGCGCGGGGTGGGCCCAGGCGATGTGATCGCCTTCCAACTGCCCAACTGGGTCGAGGCCGCGGCGACGTTCTGGGCCTCGGCGTTCCTGGGGGCGGTGGTCGTGCCGATCGTGCACTTCTACGGCCGCAAGGAGCTGAGCTACATCCTCGAGACCGCCAAGCCGACGGTGTTCATCACCGCGGAGCGCTTCCGGCACATGGAGTTTGCGCCCGACCTGTGCGCCGACGTGCCGATCGTGGGACTCGTCGGCGCCGGGTTCGACGACCTGCTGGCCGAGCAACCGATGATCGGGGAACTGCACACCGATCCCGCCGCGCCGGCACTCATCGCGTTCACCTCCGGCACCACCCGCGATCCCAAGGGGGTGATCCACAGCCATCAGACGCTGAGCTTCGAGACGCGCCAGCTGCTGGCCAACTACGCCTCCGGTCGCGGCCGCCAGATCACCGCCACCCCGGTGGGCCACTTCATCGGAATGGTCGGTGCCTTCCTCATCCCGGTGATCGAGGGCGCGCCCGTCGACCTCTGCGACGTCTTCGATCCCGGCCGCGTTCTGGAACTGATGGAACGCGAGGGTATGTCGATGGGCGGCGGGCCACCGTACTTCGTCACCAGCCTGCTCGACCATCCGGACTTCACCGACGCGCATCTGAGCCGGATCACCAATGTCGGCCTCGGCGGGTCCACGGTGCCCGTCACCGTCACCCGCCGGCTCGCCGATCTGGGCATCCATGTGTTCCGGTCCTACGGCAGCACCGAGCATCCGTCCATCACCGGATCCGAACAGGACGCCCCCGAGGACAAGCGACTGCTCACCGACGGCAACGTCCGCCCCGGGGTGGAGATCCGGTTGACCGAGGAGGGCGAGATCCTCTCTCGCGGGCCGGATCTGTGCTTGGGCTATACCGATGACGAGCTCACCGCGAAGGCGTTCGACGACGAGGGCTGGTATCACACCGGCGACATCGGCATCCTGGACTCCGACGGCTATCTGACGATCACCGACCGCAAGGCGGACTTCATCATTCGCGGCGGTGAGAACATCAGCGCCCTGGAGGTCGAAGAGGTGCTGCTGACCATGCCCGCGGTGGCCGAGGCGGTCGTGGTGGCCGCCCCAGAACCCCGGCTCGGCGAGCATGCCGCTGCCGTGGTGCGGATCCGGGAGGGCCACACCATGCCCACCCTGCAAGAGGTGCGCGCCCATTTCGAGAACGCCGGTGCCGCGCGCCAGAAATGGCCGGAGGAGCTCTACCAGGTCGACGACTACCCGCGCACTGCGAGCGGCAAGGTGCAGAAGTACTTGGTGCGCAAGGCTATTGCCGAGGGGTGCAAGTCAAGTTGA
- a CDS encoding FAD-dependent oxidoreductase, with the protein MTDTDSPGWDHEADVVVLGSGGAGLTAALTAAANGASVAIYEKAHTVGGTTAVSGGIVWTPAHRRSPDVDLPVEDALAYLRAQALGAMDEDLVQTFVRTGEPMIDFVESHSEARFEIAPGYMDYKPELPGGKTVGGRSLSPLPYEVTRLGEWAERITTFPADWSNVGFDAETRARLNADVDDRGGEVVVAGGALIAGLLKGLLDRGVVPVTDARALELIANAGSVIGVRIALGGKEITVRARKGVVLATGGFEWDESLVGAFLRGPMRGAVSPPNNTGDGLRMAMAHGADLGNMGEAWWVPIVRIPGDTIEGKPRSRSVRLERTRPRSIIVNRAGKRFVNEACDYNSMAGAFHYLDPRGGYVNDPAWMVFDSLHLKHYGFLGVEPDGPAPEWFNQSADLAELGEKTGIDPDGLEQTLARWNDNVTRETDPDFGRGSSAYDGYWGDASATTTAAKTLGPIDTAPYYAVPISVGSMGTKGGPRTDRDGRVLHVSGKPIAGLYAAGNAMAGVTGRAYGGAGGTIGPGMVFGYRAGYFAATGESVELPS; encoded by the coding sequence ATGACAGACACCGATTCGCCGGGCTGGGACCACGAGGCCGACGTCGTCGTGCTCGGCTCCGGCGGCGCCGGACTGACCGCCGCATTGACGGCCGCAGCAAACGGCGCATCGGTCGCGATATACGAAAAGGCGCACACCGTGGGCGGCACCACCGCCGTCTCCGGGGGCATCGTGTGGACCCCGGCCCACCGCCGCTCCCCCGATGTCGACCTGCCCGTCGAGGACGCACTGGCCTACCTGCGCGCCCAGGCCCTGGGCGCGATGGACGAGGACCTGGTGCAGACCTTCGTGCGCACCGGCGAACCCATGATCGACTTCGTCGAGAGCCACAGCGAGGCCAGGTTCGAAATCGCCCCGGGTTACATGGATTACAAGCCCGAACTGCCGGGCGGCAAGACCGTCGGCGGCCGCTCGCTGAGCCCACTGCCCTACGAGGTGACGCGCCTGGGTGAGTGGGCTGAGCGGATCACCACCTTTCCCGCCGACTGGAGCAACGTCGGGTTCGACGCCGAAACCCGGGCGCGGCTCAACGCCGATGTCGACGACCGCGGCGGCGAGGTGGTCGTGGCCGGCGGTGCGCTGATCGCCGGGTTGTTGAAGGGCCTGCTGGACCGCGGTGTCGTGCCGGTGACCGACGCCAGAGCGCTCGAACTGATCGCCAATGCCGGTTCGGTGATCGGTGTGCGGATCGCATTGGGCGGCAAGGAGATCACCGTGCGGGCGCGCAAGGGCGTGGTCCTGGCCACCGGCGGCTTCGAGTGGGACGAGAGCCTTGTCGGGGCGTTCCTGCGCGGCCCGATGCGCGGCGCGGTATCCCCACCGAACAACACCGGGGACGGGTTGCGGATGGCGATGGCCCACGGCGCAGACCTGGGCAACATGGGCGAGGCCTGGTGGGTGCCGATCGTGCGGATCCCCGGCGACACCATCGAGGGAAAGCCCCGCAGCCGCAGTGTCCGCCTGGAGCGCACCCGGCCGCGCAGCATCATCGTCAACCGTGCCGGCAAGCGCTTCGTCAACGAGGCCTGCGACTACAACTCGATGGCCGGTGCGTTCCACTATCTGGACCCGCGCGGCGGCTACGTCAACGATCCGGCCTGGATGGTGTTCGACTCATTGCACCTCAAGCACTACGGGTTCCTCGGCGTCGAGCCCGACGGCCCCGCCCCCGAGTGGTTCAACCAATCCGCCGATCTCGCCGAACTGGGCGAGAAGACCGGCATCGATCCCGACGGCCTTGAGCAGACACTGGCGCGCTGGAACGACAACGTCACCCGGGAGACCGACCCTGACTTCGGCCGCGGCTCGAGTGCCTACGACGGGTACTGGGGCGATGCCTCGGCAACCACGACAGCGGCAAAGACCCTGGGCCCCATCGACACTGCTCCGTACTACGCGGTGCCGATCTCGGTCGGCTCGATGGGCACCAAGGGCGGCCCGCGTACCGACCGCGACGGCCGGGTGCTGCACGTCAGCGGTAAGCCGATCGCCGGGCTCTATGCGGCGGGCAACGCGATGGCAGGCGTCACCGGCCGGGCCTACGGCGGTGCCGGCGGCACCATCGGACCCGGCATGGTGTTCGGCTACCGGGCGGGTTACTTCGCGGCGACCGGCGAGTCCGTAGAACTTCCGAGTTGA
- a CDS encoding IclR family transcriptional regulator — MTQMKIDRPAAAAPGSQTLARGLNALQLVAGSRDGLTIQQVADSIGVHRTIAYRLLSTLASYRLVAKSEDGRFRVAAGLAALGATFDNNVRELSLPILRQLADELGSTVSLLVAEGDQQVAIAVIVPTHVSYQLSFHEGSRYPLDRGAAGIALLAAMPPQPGERGLVTKTRAQGWVITHGEIEPNTYGLAVPVHRPPTSPHACINLISHREDVVRRGKDAVVVAAQRLSAILS, encoded by the coding sequence ATGACGCAGATGAAGATCGACCGGCCCGCAGCCGCGGCACCGGGGTCACAGACACTGGCCCGCGGGCTCAATGCTCTGCAGCTGGTCGCGGGCTCACGCGACGGCTTGACCATCCAGCAGGTCGCCGACAGCATCGGCGTGCACCGCACCATCGCCTACCGGCTGCTGAGCACGCTGGCCTCCTATCGGCTGGTCGCCAAGTCCGAGGACGGGCGGTTCCGGGTGGCCGCGGGCCTGGCCGCACTCGGCGCGACGTTCGACAACAACGTCCGTGAACTGAGCCTGCCGATCCTGCGACAGCTCGCCGACGAGCTCGGCAGCACCGTCTCGCTGCTGGTGGCCGAAGGTGACCAACAGGTCGCGATCGCGGTGATCGTGCCGACCCACGTGTCCTACCAGCTCTCCTTTCACGAGGGCAGCCGCTACCCACTCGATCGCGGCGCGGCCGGTATCGCACTGCTCGCGGCCATGCCGCCCCAGCCCGGCGAACGCGGACTGGTGACAAAGACCCGCGCACAGGGCTGGGTGATCACCCACGGCGAGATCGAACCCAACACCTACGGCCTCGCGGTGCCTGTGCACCGGCCGCCGACCTCGCCGCACGCCTGCATCAACCTCATCTCCCACCGTGAGGATGTCGTGCGCCGCGGCAAGGACGCCGTCGTCGTCGCGGCGCAACGGCTGTCGGCGATTCTCAGTTAA
- a CDS encoding alpha/beta fold hydrolase, whose product MSEFESVWSDLQGVVFSQGYLDVGGVRTRYLHAGDHDKPVLVLLHGSGGHAEAYVRNLEAHAEHFSTWSIDMLGHGYTDKPGHPLEIPHYVGHLADFLDAIGAPRAHVSGESLGGWVASRFAVDHPGRVDRLVLNTAGGSQADPEVMKRIITLSMAAAENPSWETVQARIKWLMADKSKDYADIVASRQRVYRQPGFVGAMRDIMALQDPEIRQRNLIRPQDYGAITAPTLVLWTSDDPTADVTEGRRISEMIPGARFEVMQGCGHWPQYEDPKTFDRLHIDFLLGR is encoded by the coding sequence GTGTCGGAGTTCGAGAGCGTCTGGAGCGATCTGCAGGGCGTCGTGTTCTCGCAGGGCTATCTGGACGTCGGCGGGGTGCGCACCCGCTACTTGCACGCCGGTGACCACGACAAACCTGTACTGGTGCTGCTGCACGGGTCCGGCGGGCACGCCGAGGCCTACGTGCGTAACCTCGAAGCCCACGCCGAGCACTTCTCCACCTGGTCGATCGACATGCTGGGGCACGGCTACACCGACAAGCCGGGTCATCCGCTGGAGATCCCGCACTACGTCGGTCACCTGGCCGACTTCCTCGACGCCATCGGTGCGCCGCGCGCACACGTCTCGGGGGAATCGCTGGGCGGATGGGTGGCCTCCCGGTTCGCCGTCGACCATCCCGGCCGAGTGGACCGGCTGGTGCTCAACACCGCGGGCGGGTCGCAGGCCGACCCCGAGGTGATGAAACGAATCATCACCTTGTCGATGGCGGCCGCGGAGAACCCGAGCTGGGAGACGGTGCAGGCCCGGATCAAGTGGCTGATGGCCGACAAGTCCAAGGATTACGCCGACATCGTCGCCAGCCGCCAGCGCGTCTACCGCCAGCCCGGCTTCGTCGGCGCGATGCGCGACATCATGGCACTGCAGGATCCCGAGATCCGGCAGCGCAACCTGATCCGGCCGCAGGACTACGGTGCGATCACCGCGCCCACCCTGGTGCTGTGGACCAGTGACGACCCCACCGCCGACGTCACCGAGGGCAGGCGGATCTCGGAGATGATCCCGGGCGCGCGGTTCGAGGTGATGCAGGGCTGCGGCCACTGGCCGCAGTACGAGGATCCCAAGACCTTCGACCGTCTGCACATCGACTTCCTGCTGGGGCGGTGA
- a CDS encoding bifunctional 3-(3-hydroxy-phenyl)propionate/3-hydroxycinnamic acid hydroxylase: MAASVNGSATARDDVDTDVDVAIVGAGPVGLTLANSLGLQGVRTLIVDERDALIDYPRGVGLDDEALRTFQGIGLVDAVLPHTVPNQILRFFDGKRRLLAEMAPPDARFGWPKRNGFVQPLVDAELLKGLNRFDNVEVAWAHPMTSITESADAVTVELAPNTGVRRVRARYVVGCDGGRSATRRLMGVSFDGTTSSTRWLVVDVANDPLGHPNSEVGADPARPYVSISIAHGIRRFEFMIHADESDELAEDPEFVARMLGTLIPYPDRADIIRRRVYTHHSRIAGSFRKGRMLIAGDAAHLMPVWQGQGYNSGIRDAGNLGWKLAAVVKGQAREELLDSYDVERRKHARAMIDLSTTVGKVISPTNRRIAGLRDVVIRGTSLVPTLKRYVLEMRFKPMPYYAQGAVVHNDPPSPGVGTLFIQPRVDTRDRRDVLLDDVIGPWFAVLCWNNNPRKILGDSAFDAWKSLGAVFVALRPQTQLSWPDQDDPDIVVVGDRTGALKAWFDARPESVMFLRPDRCIAGACIAQRAPELSAALLDTLTLTPGGNDGTGPLLHVAQPTAERARPVGGTA; the protein is encoded by the coding sequence GTGGCCGCATCTGTCAACGGCAGCGCAACGGCGCGCGACGACGTCGATACCGACGTCGATGTAGCCATCGTCGGTGCCGGGCCGGTGGGCCTGACCCTGGCGAATTCGCTTGGATTGCAAGGGGTCCGGACTCTGATCGTCGACGAGCGCGATGCCCTCATCGACTACCCGCGCGGAGTCGGTCTCGACGACGAGGCGCTGCGGACGTTCCAGGGGATCGGCCTGGTCGATGCGGTGCTGCCGCACACCGTGCCCAACCAGATCCTGCGGTTCTTCGACGGCAAGCGGCGGCTGCTGGCCGAGATGGCTCCGCCCGATGCGCGGTTCGGCTGGCCCAAGCGCAACGGTTTCGTGCAGCCGCTTGTCGATGCCGAACTGCTCAAGGGTCTCAACCGGTTCGACAACGTCGAGGTGGCGTGGGCCCATCCGATGACCTCCATCACCGAGTCGGCCGACGCCGTCACCGTCGAGCTGGCGCCGAACACCGGGGTGCGCCGGGTCCGGGCCCGCTACGTCGTGGGGTGCGACGGCGGGCGCAGCGCGACACGGCGTCTGATGGGTGTGTCGTTCGACGGCACGACATCCTCGACGCGGTGGCTGGTGGTCGACGTCGCCAACGACCCGCTGGGCCATCCCAACAGCGAGGTCGGCGCCGATCCGGCCCGGCCGTACGTGTCGATCTCGATCGCCCACGGTATCCGGCGTTTCGAATTCATGATCCACGCCGACGAATCCGACGAACTGGCCGAGGACCCGGAGTTCGTCGCCCGGATGCTGGGCACGCTGATCCCGTATCCGGACCGCGCCGACATCATCCGCAGGCGGGTCTACACCCATCACTCCCGCATCGCCGGCTCGTTCCGCAAGGGGCGGATGCTGATCGCCGGGGACGCCGCCCACCTGATGCCGGTCTGGCAGGGCCAGGGCTACAACAGCGGCATCCGCGACGCCGGCAACCTCGGCTGGAAGCTTGCCGCGGTGGTCAAGGGCCAAGCGCGAGAAGAGCTGCTGGACTCCTACGACGTCGAGCGCCGCAAGCACGCCCGGGCGATGATCGATCTGTCCACCACGGTGGGCAAGGTGATCTCGCCGACCAATCGCCGGATCGCAGGACTTCGGGACGTCGTGATCCGGGGTACCTCGCTGGTGCCGACCCTCAAACGGTACGTGCTCGAGATGCGGTTCAAGCCGATGCCGTACTACGCCCAAGGGGCGGTGGTCCACAACGATCCGCCGTCCCCAGGTGTGGGCACGTTGTTCATCCAGCCCAGGGTGGACACCCGCGACCGACGCGACGTGCTGCTGGACGACGTGATCGGACCGTGGTTCGCCGTGCTGTGCTGGAACAACAATCCGCGAAAGATACTGGGCGACAGCGCCTTCGACGCCTGGAAGTCGCTCGGCGCGGTCTTCGTCGCGCTGCGCCCGCAGACCCAGCTGTCCTGGCCCGACCAGGACGATCCCGACATCGTCGTGGTCGGTGACCGCACCGGCGCGCTGAAGGCCTGGTTCGATGCCCGCCCGGAGTCGGTCATGTTCCTGCGGCCCGATCGCTGTATCGCCGGTGCCTGCATCGCCCAGCGCGCACCCGAGCTGAGCGCGGCCCTTCTCGACACACTCACCCTGACCCCGGGAGGCAACGATGGCACTGGCCCTCTGCTGCATGTCGCACAGCCCACTGCTGAACGTGCCCGGCCCGTCGGCGGAACTGCTTGA